One Panicum virgatum strain AP13 chromosome 9K, P.virgatum_v5, whole genome shotgun sequence genomic region harbors:
- the LOC120651340 gene encoding probable amidase At4g34880, whose product MAMPPSLRFLILLLLAGTGGATAAAFELEEATIDSIHRAFAAGELTSRGLVELYLRRIASLDPSLHAVIELDPDGALASADRADAAARSGSSALPQLHGIPVLLKDNIAAAGTLNATAGSIAMVGSRPARDAGVVERLRNAGAVLLGTASLSEWCNFRGPGIPAGWSPRGGQGKNPYVPSATPCSSSSGSAIAAAANMAAITIGTETDGSIMCPSSYNSVVGIKPTVGLTSRAGVIIISPRMDTVGPITRTVSDAVHVLEAIVGYDARDAEATHKASQYIPEGGYRQFLNIDGLRGKRLGILRKDFFRFPSGSVQEMVFSEHFNIMSKMGAILEDNLEIPSMNVINDAVQSGERALMLAEFKLSLNSYLSELATSPVRSLSDIINFNNKHPIEERLAEFGQDYLIQSQATNGIGPTEERAIARLNKLCKRGLEKVMQDNLLDAIVAPGASAHSLLAIGGYPAITVPAGYASNGVPFAICFGGLKGSEPKLIEIAFSFEQATKVRKSPSLQHSII is encoded by the exons ATGGCAATGCCGCCGTCGCTACGTTTTCTCATCCTCCTGCTCCTCGCCGGCACGGGCGGGGCCACGGCCGCTGCGTTCGAGCTGGAGGAGGCCACCATCGATTCCATACACCGTGCCTTCGCCGCTGGCGAGCTCACCTCCCGCGGCCTCGTCGAGCTCTACTTGCGCCGCATCGCGTCACTGGACCCCTCGCTCCATGCCGTCATCGAGCTCGACCCCGACGGCGCGCTAGCATCAGCCGACCgcgccgatgccgccgcccgctccggctCCAGCGCGCTCCCGCAGCTGCACGGCATCCCGGTGCTGCTCAAGGACAACATCGCTGCGGCCGGGACGCTGAACGCGACGGCCGGATCCATAGCCATGGTCGGGTCACGTCCCGCGCGCGACGCCGGCGTGGTCGAGAGGCTCCGGAACGCCGGCGCAGTGCTCCTCGGCACCGCCAGCCTCAGCGAGTGGTGCAACTTCCGCGGCCCCGGCATCCCTGCAGGATGGAGCCCCCGTGGTGGCCAGGGCAAG AACCCGTATGTGCCGTCGGCAACGCCGTGTTCCTCCAGCAGCGGCTCCGCGATTGCGGCGgcagcaaacatggcagcaatCACGATTGGGACTGAGACGGACGGATCCATCATGTGCCCGTCCAGCTACAACTCCGTCGTCGGGATAAAGCCCACCGTCGGCCTCACCAGCCGTGCCGGCGTCATCATCATATCACCAAGGATGGACACAGTTGG GCCCATCACTAGAACAGTTTCGGATGCTGTGCATGTGTTGGAAGCAATTGTTGGCTATGATGCCCGAGATGCAGAGGCTACTCACAAGGCTTCACAATATATACCAGAAGGTGGTTACAGGCAATTCTTGAACATAGATGGACTAAGAGGGAAGAGGTTGGGAATTCTCAGGAAGGATTTCTTTCGATTTCCTTCTGGGTCTGTCCAAGAAATGGTCTTCAGTGAGCATTTCAACATTATGAG TAAAATGGGTGCCATCTTGGAGGACAACCTTGAGATACCAAGCATGAATGTCATTAACGATGCCGTGCAAAGTGGTGAACGTGCACTTATGCTTGCCGAATTCAAGTTGTCGCTCAACTCCTACTTATCTGAGCTAGCCACGTCACCTGTTAGATCATTATCTGACATAATCAACTTCAACAACAAGCACCCTATCGAG GAAAGGCTGGCTGAATTTGGTCAAGACTACCTCATACAATCTCAAGCAACAAATGGCATTGGTCCAACTGAGGAGCGGGCCATTGCCAGATTGAACAAACTGTGTAAAAGAGGCCTCGAGAAAGTAATGCAAGATAATCTACTAGATGCAATTGTAGCCCCAGGTGCATCTGCTCACAGCTTGCTTGCCATTGGCGGTTATCCAGCAATCACTGTTCCAGCTGGATATGCTTCAAATGGTGTTCCTTTCGCCATCTGCTTTGGTGGGTTGAAAGGATCAGAGCCAAAGCTCATTGAGATAGCTTTTTCGTTTGAGCAGGCAACAAAAGTAAGGAAATCTCCTTCGCTGCAGCATTCCATCATTTGA